The following nucleotide sequence is from Podospora bellae-mahoneyi strain CBS 112042 chromosome 1 map unlocalized CBS112042p_1, whole genome shotgun sequence.
TGCCCACTTTGCTGGCATCTCGACCAGCCAGTAATTCTCCGCGAGAGCTGCCCGCCGAGCACGCTATGCTTCTTTTGTTGCTAGCTTCGAAGCCTGCTGGCAGTTCTGGCACTCCATTGATGCCATGagcccacccaccacaacgACAACAGCTCCATTGTCAGTCGTCAATTGCCAGAGTTTCAATCAGGTATTAATGGAACCGTTGGCCCCCTCTTTCTTATTTTTCTTCTCAAAAGATTTGCTCCGAACCTGATGCACGGCACAAGATGAACCTCCGAGGGGGCTTTGGCGACGGCACGTATCTGGTTCTTGACGCTCATTGCTCGCTGGTGGTCAACGAACTGATAAGAGGCCTCAACCCACGACCCAACACGTGGAGAAAACTTACTCTTTATTCTCTTCTCAAAGCCCAAAGGTTTAGATTTCTAATCCATAGTGTCACAAATCCTCGAAGTCCATGGAAGAATGGTAAGTGTTGAGCTGGCCATTTGGTGAGCCTGAGTGGGGTAGGCGCCTGAACATGCAGCATCTGGAGCATTGAGACCCGAATATAGTTGCGCGTTGAAGGGACAGAACAACACAGCCAGTCCTCAAGTTGAGAGTTGAGGAGACTCAAAGAGTAGGCAAAAAACGCCAGCAATGCTGGAGAACTCAACCAATTCTGGGAGTTTGGTTGTTCTGTGCAAGGAACATGCGGGGCGCCGGTGAGGTTAGGCTCCACCTGTTCATCAAGTTCATCGATAAACGTCAGGAAGCTTGCATTCTGGGCTGTCATCGTTCTTCGTGCCTGAGACAGTCAGATAGTCACGTGAACCAAAGATAAGAAGTCAAAGGTTGGTGCTGAGCGGTGGGCTCCAGCGAAGACAAGTCTCACCGGAGCCGGCCGAGTCTCGGTGCCTGGGACTCGGAGTTTTCAGAAGATAGCGCCGATCTGTTTCGCTCCATGCACCGATCGTCACCGGTTATTTATTTTACACAGTATTGCTCTTCCCGGACACGTGGGGCGAAAAATTGCTTGTGCAATTTAATTTCGACCTTACTCAGTTACTATCCTTTAACTACCAAGCATATTTTTGTTGCTAAATCTAAAGGTATAGGTTTGTTCTTAAGAAGCCTTTAAATATTTTGAAATTTCCCCAGATTTTTAAACTTATGATTGGTAGTTATTTTGTCGTTAAGTGTAAAATTATTATTGAGATTTCACACGCTATTTTTCGCTCCACGTGCCAGACATCCCGGATGTCGATTCCGAAAATACCTCATCACCGGAGAAGGCTCCGACGGTGAAGCGGCGAACTAGTCGGTGAACGTCAAGCTGAGTCAGCTGTTCCTTGGGCACTCTTCATGACAATCCAACCCAATAAGATTGTACTTCTAAACCCTCTGTCATGAATGGTCCAAATACTTTGCTCACGGAGGTGAATCGGGTTCTCTGTGCCAAGGTTTCTTGAGATGTCGTCGGTCACCAAAAGTCATCGTCCTACACATGCTGGCACAGAAATACGGTCCGTAGTGGTGGGGTCCAAGTGTAGAAGAGATGATACCGAGTCGGCCCAAGATATTTATTCGGACCCATCTGTCCCGGACGATCAAGAACGTACATGATTGTCCTCCTGACCCTCCATCTCAGCCTATGATCCTGTTCCGCTGTCgcatgaggagggtggtaaGACGACGCTTCAGCTGCGCGATCTCGGTGTTTCCTGCAGGCAATAAATGCAGCGTTGATAGACAGACAAGGCGGCATTTTGACATTTCCGACTGTTTGATGGATGGGTCATGCGACAAGGGAATTCCATctgatgaagaaggaggggcaaTCTCTTCTCCAAATCGGAGCAATGCGATGAGGGATATGACATTAGATGCTACCGTGTCGTTGTTAATGTTGTTTTATCTTTCCAAGGTGATATTTTGCTTTATCTTTGGCATTCTTATTTTCTTATCAGTTAGGATCCGAGTTGGGCAAGAGCGACgttggaagaagaggttgggcTTCGCTCTTGGCTTTCCGTTTCTTCTTCGCTGACGCAAGAATTCAGCTAGGGCGGCAGGCCACTTGGCAGTCTGTGCTGAGGCGTGGGATGCTTCCTGCCCTATCTTTGCTAGCGGCATCGGAACCGTGgaccatcaaggttctcacTGCGCGGGGCATTGTTTGATTGACATGACAGATGCAAGTCACTGCTTGACAGCAATTTCTAGATAGGAGGGATCCCCAGGTTCTCAGGTCTGGAGTGAGATTTGTGAAAACTTCTGGAAGGGGCATCGAACAACATGAGAGTCGAGTGCATTTTGTGGTATTCGTAGCAGGCGGCgacttgatgatgggtggagCCGCCGAATCAAGATCTCAGGTTCTTGACGTCTCATCCATCCAAGTTTTGACGTATCAATGCTCGTGAAAAATAAACTGGAGGCCAAGGGCAGCCCCCATTATCAGATCTTACAGAATTCTCTGTCATGTCGGGTCAGAGTCTGATATCATGTAGTTCCACAGCTTCTAGACAGGTTTTCTACCAGAGGCATCCAATTGTGCAGGTTCACACCTCGGTGAAAAGAACGAAAGACATATCGCAAGAAGTGATGTTGAACCATTATATTGTAATATTATTCAAGTATTTGAACTATCTAACTTTCCTGCTGGATAGGAAGCTTGTTCAGCCAATCCTGACAGCCCAGCGTCACTGGCGAGATGTCCTCTGCATCAAACTTTGTTAAGGATTACAAGATATAAATGATACATGTCAAAATAGAGTCGGTGGCTATTTGCTAGTATTTACCCCACCTAAACTTAGAGAGCCATGGCAATGATGGCAGCAACACCGGCGGCAAGGCTGAGGCCAGTGATCTGGGCAGCGCCAGcagtcgaggtggaggaggtggtggtggcggcctCGGAGTCGGCACCGGTGTTTGTAGTAGTAACGGCGATAAGAGTGGACGAAGCAGTACGATGACCATCGCAGTGCCAGTGATCTCCATGAGCCTCACATCCATATGATTCGGTAGGGCTGGGCTTGATGCTACCAGTGCCGGGAGCATCAGTGtggtcatcctcatcgtcggtGTGGTCATGATCATGGTCAtggtcatcaccatcactgtCGTGATCATGGTGAGCTGCAGCCGTGGTGACTACAGGAGCCGCGCCAGTGGCCATCCCGGTAGTCACGACAGCATCGGTGACCCTGGGTCCCTCACAGTCCCTGAAGTAGTGAGGTTAGTATGCCTTCAGGCTTACAGCACTAATTAAAACCGAAGCTTACCAGTGGTCATTGTGAGGCACACAGCCGATGGACTCGGTGGGGGATGGTCCGGGATCGGCCGTGGTCTGCCCCAAAGCGGTGGACAGAGCACCCAACAGCAAAGCGGCATACGTGACGGCCTTCATCTTGGCTTGCGGTGAGTcttggggtttgggtggaCGGACAGGTGAGACTGAAGGTGTACGGGCAAGATGGGATGGACCGGATGCCTCTCTGCGTTATAAGACGGTCTTTAAAGCGAGGTAATACAGCCAGCCACAGCCAACCATCCCATGTCACCATGCCACCCTCAATGTTCATGCGCTGCCCCAATGCCGCCCATCACCTCACCGAAACTCCCATGTACCCAGTCAAAAATAGGGACTGCTGCCGTCATTTGAGACAGCATGGCAAGTGGGACGGCTGGCATCAGGTGAATTTCAAACGAACCATTGGCCGCGAAGTGGTGCCGTTTGCTGCCAAGACACTCCAAGACATTGGTTAACCGATGGGTTTAGCCTGACAGGTCCGCTTTGAGCAAGACAATGTTGTAGCGAAATGCAGGTTTTGGACAGACGATCAGTGGTCCTCGTTTTGTTTGTGCAACAAAGTCGAGGTGTTGGAATGGGGCGTTggcttgtcttgtctttccAAAACTGATGGGCTTTGACCAGCGTGGAAGGGTGGGCCGGAAGACAGAGTGGGTCTCGTAGCCTTGGCTTTCGTTAGcgatggccatcaaggttctcagcCCGCCAGAGCCCGCCGCGCATTTGCCGggcaccttgatgggcaGCTCAAGATTGCTTGCAGTTCTGGGCATCGTTTCAGCCAATCAACACAAAGagatttattttttttcttgctcaATCCCGCCCTTGACGATGTGGATTTCGTCGCATGTCGCCCAACTCGGCCACTCACCCGCAGCAGCCAGTCTGGGATTCGCGTGGAGTTGGTCTTGGAGTCACCATGGAGCCCATGGAGCCCATGGAGCAAATGGGATTCGAGCACGCAACGACTCCATCCAAGGCCCCTCCATGAGCCCCTCTATGCGCTGAATTTTCCCATCTCAGCGATCCCCAAGtccttttttgtttcctGTCTCTCCTTCCCTCGTGGCTATCCCGTGTTCCCAGTCTTCTATCGtctctttcccttccccggAATTCGAACCTCCGCCAGGTACTAGACGGCCCACGACCACGCGAGTAACTTGTGGTTCGCGCACAAGACTACGGCTACCTACAGCACGCCCACGCCACGACCGCAACGTGCTGTGCACCTTGACGGTCAGTCACAACCTTGACGGCTCGATTTGTGGACACGGCTGTTGCAAGACCTGGAACTTGGCAGCCACTCCCACCGTCACTGTTCTGTGTAGCCCCCCACGAGCCAGGACATGAGCTGAGGACAAGCAACCAAAGATACCCCCTCAATTGCCTCGCTTTAAAACCCCCTGTGCTATCCCGCGCCTTGTACGCCCATATCTATATCGAGCGCAGCCTTCCGCTCCGACAGgttcacagcagcagcatcacccTTGGTCTTCGGTTACATACCTTCTATCACATCATGTTTCAAAGCCTGCCTGCCATACGGGCGTCGTTGCTCTATGGACTGTTAGCCGCTCCATCTCTTAGCCTCGTCTCAGCAAGCCCTTCACCAATCGACGCCCGTCATGTCGTGACAGATCCTGCCAGAATAGTTGCGCAAGCAACCGTCACTGCTGTGTCAGAGTGCCACGCCCACGGTACTAATTATTATTGTCAAGCCGGAGTTACAGAGTTTCGCATTGTTGGCTCCGAGACTGCCGCCTCATACACGGATTGCCATCCACACGGCGCAAAGACGTAAGCACTCGCCCTCCATAGGTCTCACCATACACGGTTTGCTAAAAGGTCTACCCTATAGGTACTGTGTAGGACCAAAGTCTGATGAGGTAGAAATTGTCCTTGCTGCCGCCACGGCACCTGCGGTAACAGCGTCCCCAACGGCGACTGGCAGTTCGAGCTTGACTGCCGTTAGCGCGTGCCATCTCCACGGGTCTGAGCTGTAAGTACAACCTCCAACCGCTCCATTATTGACCCACCGCTGACACGGCCTTGAAGCCTTTGTATGCACGGGGCAACCGAGTATAAGGTCCACACAACTGTCACTGCTACTGCTACACAAGATCTCCCAGCACAGTTTACCGGTTGCCATGCCCATGGTGCTGAGACATACTGCAATGGCCCAACTGGGGAGGAAGTTGAGATCACCCTGGCCACCGCTGAGGAGGACCACGACGACCACGGTCATGAAGACTCGGAGGAACTTGATTGCCACTTCCACGCTGGCGTCGAGCATTGCGTCGGCAAAGGGGGCGAGAAGGTTGCCAACACCTGCGAAAGAACGCAGCGTGACTACAACATCAAGCTTCGTGTTGGCTTGTTGTTCGTCATGTTGGCTACCAGCTCCATCGGTGTCTTCACTCCCATTCTCATCTCATCCTTTGTGTCGCCCAACCACATCGTATTTACCATTCTCAGACAGTTCGGCACTGGCGTTATCATCTCAACCGCTTTTGTCCACCTCTACACTCATGCTGTACTAATGTTCCAGAACGAATGCCTCGGCAAGCTGCAGTACGAAGCCACAGCCTCTGCCATCCTCATGGCaggcatcttcctctccttcctcatcGAGTATCTTGGCGTTCGTTTCGTCCAATGGCACCAAGCCAAGCAACAGGCCCACAAGGCTGTTTCCAGCGACGGTGAGCAGCAAGGCCCGGCCCCAGGCAAAACCGACATGGTCAACATCACCGTTCTTGAAGCCGGCGTCATCTTCCACTCCCTTCTTATCGGCCTCACTGTAGTCGTCGCCGGTGATTCCTTCTTTGGCACCCTGTTTGCCGTCATTGTTTTCCACCAAATGTTCGAAGGCATCGCTCTTGGCACCCGCATCGCCGCCCTCGGTCACCCCAGCGCTGCCACCGCCCACAGCGGCGTTCACGGCCACGGTCACGGTCCGGGTCATGCGCACTACCACCCCGAGCCAAAGCCCGCCGCTGAGATCGCCCCCGCCGGAGAGATCGTTGCCCATGCTCCCAAGGAAGGCCACGACCACGAACACGGCCACGACTACCTCGCCCTCCCTGATGCGCACAAGACGGCCAAGAGCGGAAGCGTTTCGTCCTCCGAGAACAGCACCACTGCGGGCGAACTCACCCCTCACGTATCCATGTTCAAGAAGCTCATGCTTGCCTTGGCTTTCGCCTTGGTCACACCCATAGGCATGGGCATCGGTATCGGCGTTCTTCACACATTCAACGGCAACGACCCTTCGACTATCATCGCTATTGGCACCCTCGACGCCTTCTCAGCCGGTATCCTCGTGtgggttggtgtggtggagatgTGGGCTCACGACTGgatgttgggaggggagatgaCCAATTCTGGGCCGCTGAAGACCGCTCTGGGGTTGATTTCCATGGTGGTTGGCTTGGCGGTCATGAGCTTGTTGGGTAAATGGGCGTAAATAGGTTTTTGGATATGTGGGTTTTGTTTATACTGGGCTTTCCGGATATgatgtgtttttttttttttcggacGGAAAAGGGATATGATACCATCATGACATATTGTTATCTTGGAGGATTTGGAATTTTGGGAGGAAAGGATCTCACTTTTAGCGTTGGGCGTTGCGGCGTCATGCAATTTACATACCTCCAAGGTTGTTGTTCACCTGCGGGTGCAACAGTGAAACGATGAAAGGGGAATTTCGGAAATGATAGAGAGTTTGGAGGAATGTGTGTTGATAAATGGTCATGTATATTTGATGTATCTACTTGGGGATCAATCTACGAAGCATGAGATGACAAACCCGTTGTTTCTTTGTCTGTTCTACTCGGCATTGTGAACACCGAATTCAGCAACCGTGATCCACACAAAACTTGCATGATGTGAAGGagaccaaaaccaaagcTTTGTTTATGTCCAGATATGCTGGGTTGATAGATAATCAGGAGCATAATCAAGATTATCTCACTCCACCATGCCCAGTACAACTTGTACGAAAATTCCATCGACAGTTATGCAATTCAATCTAATTATTACAAGTCGCCTATCTGTCTATAATTTCCGTCTAATCTAACTATCCATCCGGGTATCTATCAATCAATAAGGTAGTACCACCTTACATACTTTTTCCAGTTGCAACACAAAATAAGCCACCATCAATGTCCACACATCATGCACAATGCTCTGCGCCCAACCCCATTTCCatgcgtcttcttctttccatcTGCTACGTGAGCACCTCAAATGCCAGGCCCCCACGTACTGCTCGTCCTCCCGCCCGTCGTCTCCAGTTCATATCTCCCCAGACTCTCCTGCCAGTTTTGCCAGTCAAAGCCCTCGTCTACGTTCATATCTACATCGTCCAAACTACCCATGTTCGGCATCCGCAGGAAATCAGGCGATCCTGTGTTGATGGGCCACATCCAAGGGGGCACCTGCTCCAGTTGCTGCGGGGACTGCTGCATGCcgcgttgctgttgttgttgttgttgctgctgctgctgctgctgttggagatgttgctgctgtgccTGCTGACGTTGTTGTGGCTGTAGCTGTACCGGTGTTCCTAACGACGAAGTAGAGTTGTTGTAGTTCGGTGTGGGGGCCGCATTGAAGTCCAGTCCGGATGGAGGATATCCAAAGGCCTGGGTATGGTGAACATAATCGGCCATGTCCCCGTAAAATAAGGGAGCGAAGTCTGTTGAGACAAAGGGGGTAGAGTTGCTCATGGCCGAGTCAATGTAGTCCATGACCTCGGGCTTAGTCGCCATCCTCACGTGGGTATTGTTATTCAGCTGTGAGAGTATTGGTTGGGCTTGGCCGGCTAgttgctgatgctgcccTCGAGAAGCCGATGTCCCTGATTGTGCCGGTTCATGGGCCTCTTCTGCTTGTTCGTCCAGCAACTCCTGTGGCAGAGGTGGTGCATTGACCAATTTGCGCCACTGTTCGAGAGCCATCACACGTTTCATCGATCCCGGGATTTCGCGAATACTGGTAGGAGCTGTGTTGCAGCGGTCCCTCAACTCCAGCTCCCGTGCAGCGTCGGGGTCGTTTTGAAGTCGCGCAATCTCAGCTGCACGGTGTTTTGCTGCCTTGTCGTACAACTTCCTCAAGGGCACCCACACCGCATGATGGCCCGCAAGCTTCTCTAGTTCGGCAGAATTGGGAGCTGCGAACCTTAGATTTAACGCTGTCCAAGCACGCTCAGCTTTTGGACCCCATGGCCTATGAGACACCTCGATCAGGGTGTAAGCAACTGCATGCCACTGGCTATAGGTCTGGAAGAGCCATCGCCATTGCTTGCACCTTTCGTCCGTGTTCAAAATATGAGCGTACTCAAATACCTCGAGAGAGGCATTGAACAGACGACCTCGCACTTCGTCTGTAAGATACTCATTACCCGGACCCGGAAACAAAACTGGCTGGTAGATGACAAGCATCATCTTGGCACAGATGACCCGCGTGATGTTGGCGGCTGCCCAGTACATGGGCTCTGAACTGTCCTTGAGATATTGTTCCTCCACGCGTCGTTGAGTGTCTACCAGCATTTTTTCCCGCTCTTCAAGCGAAACGCCCGCCTCACGGGGGTTCACTGTTGCCATGGCCGAAGACATGGTGTGCAAGCTTCTGGCCAAGGAGCACATCTCGTATCGGATCAACGAAAAGGTCATGTCGGTAGTTCCAACCCGCGGTTCGGGGAGACATTTGCTCTCTGGGGAGATGTCGGTGTCGTTGATGTTCATGGGGTATTGCGTATCGAATGTCTGGTCCACAACAGTAAGATCCGTCCCTTGATCCTCGGCTGATCTAAGATCCAGCACGCAGACAGCCCAAAAAAGCCTTCTTCGCATCTCAATCTCAAAAGGCGTGATGTTGTCGAAATGGGTCCCGTCGCGGTGGAGTCCCAATGCTTGGCTGATCCTGATCAGAAGTCCTGTCAAAGTCCAGGCAAACCTTGTATCATCGTGTCGACGAACAAGGACCAAGAACAGAAGGAATGCTTGTGCCACCACCAGATCCGGCGTCGTTAAGAGGTTAGCTTTGCCAAGCGCTTGTTCCAATGCGAAGCGATATTTTTGAAGTAGAACATCCTTCTCGGCATCGAAATTACGTCGGACCTGAAAGGAGTGTGAGTATAGTGGTGGCGGATAGGAGTAACAGTGCGTGACCatacctcttcttcatccaaAGATGTTATGGATGCGTAATAGATGGAAAACATCAAGGCCTCGGTGGAGGGCGTGAGAGTGTCTAGGTTGCGTCGGAGATCTCGAATGAGCTTGTTCATGGTGGGAACATGGAGCACCTTGAGGATCGGATCAACATTTTCCTGGAATACCTGCCAGATAAACGGGATCTGAGATGGTAATGGGTGCAGAGGCCTGAGATCAACTTCGGACGAGCTATAGCCCATAATCCAAGATTGATGAGATAGGACCGAAGGTTTTACATGCTCAGAGGACTCGGGGGTAGCTTCGTCGTCCGAGTCTTCTGACTCATCGTGAAAGTGTTCAGATTCCCTTCTGATCTCGTCCAGCTTTGAGAGTGTTAGCCTGGCATG
It contains:
- the ZRT1 gene encoding high-affinity Zn(2+) transporter zrt1 (COG:P; EggNog:ENOG503NWTS) — its product is MFQSLPAIRASLLYGLLAAPSLSLVSASPSPIDARHVVTDPARIVAQATVTAVSECHAHGTNYYCQAGVTEFRIVGSETAASYTDCHPHGAKTYCVGPKSDEVEIVLAAATAPAVTASPTATGSSSLTAVSACHLHGSELLCMHGATEYKVHTTVTATATQDLPAQFTGCHAHGAETYCNGPTGEEVEITLATAEEDHDDHGHEDSEELDCHFHAGVEHCVGKGGEKVANTCERTQRDYNIKLRVGLLFVMLATSSIGVFTPILISSFVSPNHIVFTILRQFGTGVIISTAFVHLYTHAVLMFQNECLGKLQYEATASAILMAGIFLSFLIEYLGVRFVQWHQAKQQAHKAVSSDGEQQGPAPGKTDMVNITVLEAGVIFHSLLIGLTVVVAGDSFFGTLFAVIVFHQMFEGIALGTRIAALGHPSAATAHSGVHGHGHGPGHAHYHPEPKPAAEIAPAGEIVAHAPKEGHDHEHGHDYLALPDAHKTAKSGSVSSSENSTTAGELTPHVSMFKKLMLALAFALVTPIGMGIGIGVLHTFNGNDPSTIIAIGTLDAFSAGILVWVGVVEMWAHDWMLGGEMTNSGPLKTALGLISMVVGLAVMSLLGKWA
- a CDS encoding uncharacterized protein (EggNog:ENOG503P6EY), with product MKAVTYAALLLGALSTALGQTTADPGPSPTESIGCVPHNDHWDCEGPRVTDAVVTTGMATGAAPVVTTAAAHHDHDSDGDDHDHDHDHTDDEDDHTDAPGTGSIKPSPTESYGCEAHGDHWHCDGHRTASSTLIAVTTTNTGADSEAATTTSSTSTAGAAQITGLSLAAGVAAIIAMAL
- a CDS encoding uncharacterized protein (EggNog:ENOG503NZWG; COG:B) yields the protein MPDGASIAGRSLVSADSPNTDVGSITSAQDGYDPQQILALARHPPPGASVYSPSAIPSNALNPRSCVTCRRRKVRCDKHMPCSNCCRAQIPCIFPAPGRAPRRPRPKDPNAPAKQPSSERELELMRRLRKLEGIVEELSGQIEVEAARSAGNSPEGTTAYNSGQDHYTPGGRPPAPAYSTSHAAITANVTTPDIPKAPTRTISGTAISEPDRLGKLSPDVHKQFGRLMLNERGGTRYVSSGLWSSITDELDEIRRESEHFHDESEDSDDEATPESSEHVKPSVLSHQSWIMGYSSSEVDLRPLHPLPSQIPFIWQVFQENVDPILKVLHVPTMNKLIRDLRRNLDTLTPSTEALMFSIYYASITSLDEEEVRRNFDAEKDVLLQKYRFALEQALGKANLLTTPDLVVAQAFLLFLVLVRRHDDTRFAWTLTGLLIRISQALGLHRDGTHFDNITPFEIEMRRRLFWAVCVLDLRSAEDQGTDLTVVDQTFDTQYPMNINDTDISPESKCLPEPRVGTTDMTFSLIRYEMCSLARSLHTMSSAMATVNPREAGVSLEEREKMLVDTQRRVEEQYLKDSSEPMYWAAANITRVICAKMMLVIYQPVLFPGPGNEYLTDEVRGRLFNASLEVFEYAHILNTDERCKQWRWLFQTYSQWHAVAYTLIEVSHRPWGPKAERAWTALNLRFAAPNSAELEKLAGHHAVWVPLRKLYDKAAKHRAAEIARLQNDPDAARELELRDRCNTAPTSIREIPGSMKRVMALEQWRKLVNAPPLPQELLDEQAEEAHEPAQSGTSASRGQHQQLAGQAQPILSQLNNNTHVRMATKPEVMDYIDSAMSNSTPFVSTDFAPLFYGDMADYVHHTQAFGYPPSGLDFNAAPTPNYNNSTSSLGTPVQLQPQQRQQAQQQHLQQQQQQQQQQQQQQRGMQQSPQQLEQVPPWMWPINTGSPDFLRMPNMGSLDDVDMNVDEGFDWQNWQESLGRYELETTGGRTSSTWGPGI